A genomic segment from Alteribacillus bidgolensis encodes:
- a CDS encoding spore germination protein, whose protein sequence is MPAIVGAVKVINVGGSGVFNIGDVFTISPDSAVKTFAGAGSFNTGDFIKVRSNYSSTNTYDEDIADSNIYPIR, encoded by the coding sequence ATGCCTGCGATAGTTGGGGCAGTTAAAGTAATAAACGTAGGAGGAAGTGGAGTTTTTAATATTGGTGATGTGTTTACCATTTCTCCGGATAGTGCGGTAAAAACATTTGCTGGTGCAGGCTCATTTAATACAGGGGATTTTATTAAGGTGAGAAGTAATTATAGTTCCACAAATACGTATGATGAGGATATCGCGGATTCTAATATATATCCAATAAGATAA
- the gerPC gene encoding spore germination protein GerPC, with translation MYDGYWEMVQNIQALYRQLQFQQNQISQMESMIEQLQEEINKLKQNHSSNIEKIEYKFDQLKVETLEGTLNIGITPNANDEDSNIEDFVVGDNKVNTQLNEQKHNTLKNIEKHIHDYLNDEGYTILESFEKKYSYYLDVTYRQFIIEDIKKQINKRIQHYLHEYNISDPSHKELAKIEEMTIIKVKKDIYNTCEEFIRNLPRKEY, from the coding sequence ATGTATGATGGATACTGGGAAATGGTACAAAATATTCAAGCGCTTTATAGGCAGCTTCAATTTCAGCAAAATCAAATTTCTCAAATGGAATCGATGATCGAACAACTACAAGAAGAAATAAATAAATTAAAACAGAATCATTCATCTAATATTGAAAAGATAGAATATAAATTTGATCAATTAAAAGTGGAAACACTTGAAGGAACGTTAAATATTGGAATAACACCAAATGCTAACGATGAGGATAGTAACATTGAGGATTTTGTAGTAGGGGACAATAAAGTAAATACTCAATTAAACGAACAAAAACATAATACATTAAAAAATATTGAGAAACATATTCATGATTACTTAAATGATGAAGGTTACACTATTCTCGAATCCTTTGAAAAAAAATATTCTTATTATTTAGATGTTACTTACCGCCAATTTATTATTGAAGATATAAAGAAACAAATTAATAAACGCATTCAACATTATTTACACGAATATAACATTTCCGATCCTAGCCACAAAGAATTGGCTAAGATTGAAGAGATGACCATAATTAAGGTTAAAAAGGACATTTATAATACGTGTGAAGAATTTATTAGAAACTTACCGAGAAAGGAGTATTAA
- a CDS encoding DUF2512 family protein — translation MKHVIALIIKTVLVLFVLVAILSLANDYGVGNVIGLSLIVVGAAYIIGDLFVLQSTNNWVSTIADVGLCTLVIWFIGPYILNAHVPFILAFLSALFIGAGEWFFHKYVINAVITKNPKVYS, via the coding sequence ATGAAACATGTCATTGCGTTAATAATAAAAACGGTTCTTGTTCTTTTTGTACTGGTTGCTATTTTATCTTTGGCAAATGATTATGGTGTAGGAAATGTAATAGGACTGTCTCTGATTGTTGTTGGAGCAGCATATATTATAGGGGATTTGTTTGTTTTACAGTCAACTAATAATTGGGTTTCAACGATTGCAGATGTCGGTCTTTGTACTTTAGTTATATGGTTCATTGGGCCATACATTTTGAATGCTCACGTTCCATTTATTTTAGCTTTCCTTTCCGCTCTTTTTATAGGTGCTGGAGAATGGTTTTTTCACAAATATGTTATTAATGCAGTTATTACTAAAAATCCAAAAGTGTACTCATAA
- a CDS encoding stage VI sporulation protein F: protein MNQNNIFDKVEKKTGVKMDEILKIADSVKHANFKDEATVRNLIRRIGKVANRSVNKQTEDQIVDAIVNGSQPLNFDTIAKMLNNKR, encoded by the coding sequence ATGAACCAAAATAATATATTTGATAAGGTTGAAAAAAAAACCGGCGTTAAAATGGATGAAATTCTGAAGATAGCGGATTCGGTTAAACATGCAAATTTTAAAGACGAAGCAACTGTTCGAAACCTAATTAGAAGAATTGGGAAAGTTGCCAACAGGTCGGTCAATAAACAAACAGAAGATCAAATTGTAGATGCCATTGTTAATGGCTCACAGCCGCTGAATTTTGATACCATTGCTAAAATGTTAAATAATAAAAGGTAA
- a CDS encoding thioredoxin family protein — MEDLAGQFGVQSIPTLILIKNGKEMNRSSGFMPEETVKEFIYT; from the coding sequence ATCGAAGATCTTGCTGGTCAATTCGGCGTTCAAAGTATACCAACCCTAATTTTGATAAAAAACGGAAAAGAAATGAATCGTTCTTCTGGTTTTATGCCTGAAGAAACGGTAAAAGAGTTTATTTATACCTAA
- the vrrA gene encoding VrrA/YqfQ family protein yields the protein MEDLPLNGGPGLMGTLQNVQNVLKVAETAAPLIKQYGPLVRNIPTFLRLIKELGSSDSNESDDNKSEENDNNDTDDDKETTSLSDDNEQKNAAAPKLYI from the coding sequence TTGGAAGATCTTCCACTAAACGGCGGACCAGGATTAATGGGTACCCTTCAAAATGTACAAAATGTTTTAAAGGTTGCAGAAACTGCAGCCCCATTAATAAAGCAATATGGTCCGTTAGTAAGAAATATCCCGACCTTCTTGCGTCTGATAAAGGAATTAGGGAGTTCTGATAGTAATGAAAGTGATGACAATAAAAGCGAAGAAAATGACAATAACGATACAGATGATGATAAGGAAACAACAAGTTTAAGTGATGATAATGAACAGAAAAATGCAGCAGCACCTAAACTTTATATTTAA
- a CDS encoding spore germination protein GerPE has translation MSKRTSIVKTLKVTDVTTSSVFEIGDAVNIRASSKAFAVQREHELFFTNEGDFEDYPIFTQEISKPIIDEQLNIHRYNDSPYIKVNKINVIGVAASGVFQIGSTKNIENQSRVKHIRQLSDSSDK, from the coding sequence ATGAGCAAAAGAACATCCATTGTAAAAACATTAAAAGTAACGGATGTTACAACTAGTTCTGTCTTTGAAATTGGGGATGCCGTAAATATTCGGGCTTCCTCTAAAGCATTTGCGGTCCAACGTGAACATGAATTGTTTTTTACTAACGAGGGAGATTTTGAAGACTATCCTATTTTTACACAGGAAATTTCCAAACCAATTATTGATGAACAATTAAATATTCACAGGTATAATGATTCGCCTTATATTAAGGTGAATAAAATTAATGTTATTGGGGTGGCAGCTTCTGGAGTGTTTCAAATAGGTTCGACAAAGAATATTGAAAATCAGTCTAGAGTGAAACATATAAGACAATTGTCAGATAGCTCAGACAAATGA
- a CDS encoding YjcZ family sporulation protein, protein MSHGHGYYSGFALIVVLFILLIIVGTAAFGHGHHVY, encoded by the coding sequence ATGTCACACGGACATGGATATTACAGTGGGTTCGCTTTAATCGTCGTACTATTTATTCTCTTAATTATCGTTGGAACTGCGGCGTTTGGTCATGGACATCACGTGTACTAA
- a CDS encoding endonuclease/exonuclease/phosphatase family protein, whose amino-acid sequence MELKVMTYNIHHGKGMDKQIDLTRIAEVIQRSDVDIVGLNEVDKHFSKRSHYQDQVYELAKKLNMYHGYGPAISLKSKNSYEQRQYGNALLSRYPIIQTKTHYFNFIPWLTESRSLLDAAIQINKKFVQIDVTHLSLNPILHQMQTNFIMNQCKKYTRPLIIMGDCNMKPGSRGWNKINSHFQDVWNAAGNGEGYTYSSNRPRYRLDYIFTSPDLYIINTELVTVKPMASDHFPLKTTLRFETN is encoded by the coding sequence GTGGAATTAAAGGTCATGACCTATAATATTCACCATGGTAAAGGTATGGATAAACAAATTGACCTGACCAGAATTGCCGAAGTCATTCAAAGAAGTGATGTAGATATAGTTGGACTGAACGAAGTAGATAAGCATTTTTCAAAACGAAGCCATTATCAAGATCAAGTCTATGAGCTTGCAAAAAAATTGAATATGTACCACGGTTATGGCCCAGCTATTTCTTTAAAATCTAAAAATTCTTATGAGCAGAGGCAATATGGAAATGCCCTGCTGTCGCGTTATCCAATTATTCAAACAAAGACGCATTATTTTAATTTTATACCTTGGTTAACGGAAAGCCGGTCATTACTGGACGCTGCTATTCAAATAAATAAGAAGTTCGTTCAAATCGATGTTACACATCTTAGTCTTAATCCCATTCTTCATCAGATGCAAACGAATTTTATTATGAATCAGTGTAAAAAGTATACTCGCCCCCTTATCATTATGGGAGATTGTAATATGAAACCAGGGTCAAGGGGATGGAATAAAATTAACAGCCACTTTCAAGATGTTTGGAATGCAGCAGGTAATGGAGAAGGGTATACCTATTCATCGAATCGCCCGAGATATAGATTAGACTATATATTTACCAGTCCTGATTTATATATTATTAATACAGAACTCGTAACAGTAAAGCCAATGGCCTCTGATCACTTTCCATTAAAAACTACACTCCGTTTTGAAACCAATTAA
- a CDS encoding spore germination protein GerPB: MNFYINQNITINHLKLGDISNSSVLQIGSAGIIKALSNLYNTGGFVEPAPEPGEDSAFFVPLAPPTGST; the protein is encoded by the coding sequence ATGAACTTCTATATTAATCAAAACATTACAATAAATCATTTAAAACTTGGTGATATTTCAAACTCTTCCGTACTGCAAATTGGAAGTGCAGGTATTATAAAAGCTTTATCAAACCTTTACAATACAGGTGGGTTTGTTGAGCCCGCTCCCGAACCAGGTGAAGACAGTGCGTTCTTTGTGCCGCTTGCTCCACCTACAGGCTCTACGTAA
- a CDS encoding spore coat protein — protein MQNFNDRAAATDLLLAAKSGVRNCAYAITESASPNVRQALSQQLQQSINFHEQVTNYMMDKGYYHPYNLNEQLQIDQQAVQQTMQQPNQ, from the coding sequence ATGCAAAATTTTAATGATAGAGCAGCTGCTACAGATTTATTATTGGCCGCAAAATCTGGTGTTAGAAATTGTGCCTACGCGATTACAGAATCTGCTTCTCCAAATGTGAGACAGGCATTATCGCAACAATTGCAGCAGTCCATTAATTTTCACGAACAAGTCACAAATTATATGATGGATAAAGGGTATTATCACCCATATAACTTGAATGAACAGTTACAAATAGACCAGCAGGCAGTGCAGCAAACAATGCAGCAGCCCAATCAATAG
- a CDS encoding alkaline phosphatase family protein, which translates to MITTPKPVILLIIDTLMSTPLEEAVQTGHAPALQYLMERGRYFPHVVSSFPTMSVTIESTLLTGEYADKHHLPALIWYHEGENRIVNYGTGVKEIIKTGVSSFVKDMFFELNNVHLSNQVKTIHEELAERKLASASINAFVHRGNTIQQIHLPRILRWMTGFNGTWHIQAPPLWSLGSFSKFNPFTSTPQTFSGNYKAGCKELKHLIKRNKLPPFTMCVIQDLDLRIHLKGPMDLKGIQKIDRQLQKLLNLYSSWEKALKECTWVVLSDNGHASMGNNKHHYVINLRKILKDFAIMKDNNSIPCKDQIALAVNQRMAFVYCLGNGVEKNHILASLKQDKRIDIIAWQEQGLTHVVSGEKDGKFTFSKGGLYQDHYEQTWTITGDERLLDITVKNYKINYGDYPDALARLSSSLTSHKGNYFVITAKPGYEFKDTGSPLHVGGAAHGSLHKQESLVPMIVAGTEVYPKNERIVDFKPWILHLIMNTPLNQ; encoded by the coding sequence ATGATTACAACTCCAAAACCAGTTATTTTATTAATTATTGATACTTTAATGTCAACTCCATTAGAGGAAGCTGTTCAAACGGGACATGCTCCAGCTTTGCAATATTTAATGGAAAGAGGCAGGTACTTCCCTCATGTTGTCAGTTCCTTTCCAACCATGTCGGTTACAATAGAAAGCACATTATTAACCGGAGAGTATGCTGACAAACACCACCTGCCAGCACTCATTTGGTACCATGAAGGTGAAAATAGAATAGTAAATTATGGGACCGGAGTGAAAGAAATTATAAAAACGGGAGTTTCCTCGTTTGTTAAAGATATGTTTTTTGAATTAAACAATGTTCATTTAAGTAATCAAGTAAAAACAATACATGAAGAATTAGCAGAAAGAAAACTTGCAAGCGCCTCAATAAATGCGTTTGTACATCGGGGAAATACGATTCAGCAAATTCATCTGCCTAGAATTTTACGCTGGATGACTGGATTTAATGGCACATGGCATATCCAGGCCCCGCCTTTATGGTCCCTTGGTTCTTTTTCAAAGTTTAATCCATTTACCAGCACACCCCAAACTTTTTCTGGTAATTATAAGGCAGGCTGTAAGGAGCTAAAACATTTAATAAAAAGAAACAAACTTCCCCCATTTACGATGTGCGTCATCCAAGATCTTGATTTACGCATCCATCTTAAAGGCCCGATGGATTTAAAAGGAATTCAAAAAATTGATCGTCAACTGCAAAAGCTTCTCAATCTTTATTCTAGTTGGGAGAAAGCCCTTAAGGAGTGTACGTGGGTTGTTTTATCTGACAACGGTCATGCTTCCATGGGCAATAATAAACATCATTATGTCATTAACCTTAGAAAAATCCTGAAAGATTTTGCGATAATGAAAGATAATAATTCCATCCCCTGCAAAGATCAAATTGCTCTTGCTGTGAATCAGCGAATGGCGTTTGTTTATTGCCTCGGCAATGGAGTAGAAAAAAATCATATTCTGGCAAGTTTAAAACAGGACAAACGAATAGATATTATTGCATGGCAGGAACAAGGATTAACTCATGTTGTCTCAGGGGAGAAGGATGGAAAATTCACTTTTTCTAAAGGTGGTTTATATCAAGATCATTATGAGCAAACATGGACCATTACAGGAGATGAAAGGCTTCTAGATATTACAGTAAAAAACTATAAAATAAACTATGGAGATTATCCAGATGCACTCGCACGCCTTTCTAGCAGCCTAACATCACACAAGGGAAACTATTTTGTGATCACTGCCAAACCTGGATATGAATTTAAAGATACAGGTTCTCCTCTTCATGTAGGTGGAGCAGCACATGGATCTTTGCATAAACAAGAATCATTAGTTCCTATGATTGTGGCAGGAACAGAGGTGTATCCAAAAAATGAGCGTATTGTAGATTTTAAACCGTGGATTCTGCATTTGATTATGAACACACCTCTCAACCAATAA
- a CDS encoding spore germination protein: MPSLVIGPFKFNSNDGVINFGDSQNISPKDTSKTIDGSGGSNTGDFIQTNNGININNTFDHDVKDQNQSGNV, encoded by the coding sequence ATGCCATCTCTTGTAATAGGGCCTTTTAAATTTAACAGTAATGATGGTGTGATTAATTTTGGGGATTCACAAAATATATCTCCAAAAGACACATCAAAAACAATAGACGGATCAGGTGGGAGTAATACAGGGGATTTTATCCAAACTAATAATGGAATTAATATTAATAATACATTTGATCACGATGTAAAAGATCAAAATCAAAGCGGGAATGTTTAA
- a CDS encoding glutamate synthase-related protein has protein sequence MKEKFDVPVGIKLAGSDFIEYDLEVIAKTNADFIVIDGAEGGNSRNSRSSPHTRR, from the coding sequence ATGAAAGAAAAGTTCGATGTCCCCGTTGGAATTAAATTAGCAGGTTCGGATTTTATTGAATACGATTTAGAGGTTATAGCTAAGACAAATGCAGACTTTATTGTGATTGATGGGGCTGAAGGAGGGAACAGCAGGAACAGCAGGAGCTCCCCCCACACTAGAAGATGA
- a CDS encoding glutamate synthase-related protein has protein sequence MGLKEGTAGTAGAPPTLEDDIGLPTLHSIVRAADWLQENNLKDKYQLIATGGLTTPGHFLKAIASGADAVYIGSIALMATLQSQMLKALPKYPPSQLAIYTGKLKEEFDIEEGAKDLANFLKSCTKEIKAALQVIGKSSIQQLSREGLVTFDKELSEFIGIRYGVSRRKNQ, from the coding sequence ATGGGGCTGAAGGAGGGAACAGCAGGAACAGCAGGAGCTCCCCCCACACTAGAAGATGATATTGGCCTTCCTACTCTTCATTCCATTGTAAGAGCAGCAGATTGGTTACAAGAAAACAATTTAAAGGATAAATATCAACTTATAGCAACTGGAGGATTAACAACTCCCGGTCACTTTTTGAAAGCTATTGCTTCTGGCGCTGATGCTGTTTATATCGGCTCAATAGCTCTTATGGCAACACTTCAAAGTCAAATGCTAAAAGCTCTCCCTAAATATCCACCGTCTCAATTAGCTATTTATACTGGAAAACTGAAAGAGGAATTTGATATAGAAGAAGGAGCTAAGGATTTAGCTAATTTTCTTAAATCCTGTACGAAGGAGATAAAAGCAGCGTTACAAGTTATAGGTAAAAGTTCAATACAACAATTAAGCAGGGAGGGTTTAGTAACTTTTGACAAAGAACTTTCAGAATTTATCGGGATAAGGTATGGCGTATCTAGAAGGAAAAATCAATAA
- a CDS encoding YjcZ family sporulation protein has product MSYGYGGGFALIVVLFILLIIVGVSFVRPFY; this is encoded by the coding sequence ATGTCATATGGTTATGGCGGAGGATTCGCATTAATTGTAGTGTTATTTATCCTCTTGATAATTGTAGGGGTATCCTTTGTGCGTCCTTTCTATTAA
- a CDS encoding spore gernimation protein GerPD: MNFTVVNREVCVENIRLIGVSNSSVFLVGDTDTITLSSVFDTPPEALIVGPFVPL; the protein is encoded by the coding sequence ATGAATTTTACTGTAGTTAATCGTGAAGTTTGTGTGGAAAATATCCGCCTTATAGGTGTTTCTAATTCATCTGTGTTTTTAGTGGGTGATACAGATACGATTACCCTCTCATCTGTTTTTGACACTCCCCCTGAAGCTTTAATTGTTGGTCCATTCGTTCCACTATAA
- a CDS encoding MGDG synthase family glycosyltransferase — protein sequence MLNNFASIHEKYSKQITLFNYLIKSHLIQNSIPAVSANKERRIDMKKVMLMPFLQLSTGHHQVAKSFISWLKIYDPTIKCETVDIFSYAYGNMENLVSNIYMKSIVSIPSFYSWLYKKNAFENHEKNRFRAYELLFERAMLKLLDEQQPDCVICTHCLPSYILSCLKQKKVISIPIVNVYTDFFINTIWGKQGIDFHLVPDTPLKQALMDKGIKREKIIVTGIPVHPLIKRSEKLKVSTSERLTILVSGGSLGVGQLKYFLAAIRPNRYLQYKILCGKNTQLYQMVKALNHQNIIPLKYIESRREMDVLYRQSDGIITKPGGVTISEGLYKKIPLFLYDPLPGQEEMNLQYLKSQGLAFHLHNWKTKRPIENQIFSSLNSHTKINDLENRLNQYHDQIAENELLKFFPRIIN from the coding sequence ATGTTGAATAATTTTGCCTCCATACACGAAAAATACTCGAAGCAGATTACATTATTCAACTATCTTATTAAGAGCCATTTAATTCAAAACTCAATCCCTGCTGTTTCAGCAAATAAAGAGAGGCGTATCGATATGAAAAAGGTAATGCTTATGCCTTTTTTACAATTATCAACTGGACATCATCAGGTTGCAAAATCATTTATTTCCTGGCTTAAAATATATGATCCAACAATTAAATGCGAAACTGTCGACATTTTTAGTTATGCCTATGGAAACATGGAAAACTTGGTTTCAAACATCTATATGAAATCAATCGTTTCCATTCCCTCGTTTTATAGCTGGCTCTACAAAAAAAACGCATTTGAAAACCATGAAAAAAACCGGTTTCGTGCATATGAATTATTATTCGAACGAGCGATGCTAAAATTGTTGGATGAGCAGCAGCCGGATTGTGTAATCTGTACGCACTGTTTACCTTCTTATATTTTAAGCTGCCTCAAGCAAAAGAAAGTTATATCTATTCCCATTGTGAATGTATACACGGATTTTTTTATAAATACGATTTGGGGAAAACAGGGGATTGATTTTCATTTAGTTCCTGACACTCCACTTAAACAAGCTTTAATGGACAAGGGTATAAAGAGGGAGAAAATCATTGTAACAGGGATTCCTGTACATCCATTAATCAAACGTTCAGAAAAACTAAAAGTTTCCACTTCAGAACGTTTAACCATTCTTGTAAGCGGGGGAAGTTTAGGAGTAGGGCAATTAAAATATTTTCTGGCTGCCATTAGACCTAATAGGTACCTTCAATATAAAATTTTATGTGGTAAAAATACTCAATTGTACCAAATGGTGAAAGCATTGAATCATCAAAATATTATTCCTTTAAAATACATTGAATCCAGAAGAGAAATGGATGTTCTTTATCGCCAATCAGACGGTATAATTACGAAACCTGGTGGAGTAACAATTAGCGAAGGATTATATAAGAAAATTCCTCTTTTTTTATATGACCCTTTGCCAGGTCAAGAGGAGATGAACCTACAGTATTTAAAATCACAGGGATTAGCTTTTCACCTGCACAATTGGAAAACAAAGCGGCCGATCGAAAATCAGATCTTTAGTAGCCTGAATTCACATACAAAAATAAATGATTTAGAGAATAGATTAAATCAATACCATGATCAAATTGCTGAAAATGAGCTGCTAAAGTTTTTTCCGCGCATAATTAATTAA
- a CDS encoding spore coat protein, whose protein sequence is MQQQPAGLGIHEKAELHEMLVFKTNCLAKSKMMKNQVQDTELQQLLDQDIQASTDNISQLQQLLQG, encoded by the coding sequence ATGCAACAACAACCAGCTGGATTAGGTATCCATGAAAAAGCAGAATTACATGAAATGCTTGTGTTTAAAACAAACTGTTTAGCTAAATCGAAAATGATGAAAAATCAAGTTCAAGATACAGAATTACAGCAATTATTGGACCAAGATATTCAAGCATCTACAGACAACATTTCTCAATTACAACAACTTTTACAAGGATAG
- a CDS encoding YegS/Rv2252/BmrU family lipid kinase, which produces MKHTSQKQALMIYNPFSGQRKIHKSFPKITAKLQEMGYVLFVQKVTESKGIEIALKKACTNKWDAIFIAGGDGTINYCLQILAEEENRPQIGIFPFGTSNEIAQYIGVSSSITQALSVIENNNIRPIDIGKFGSQYFVNIASAGWLSDITYKTSPLLKSYIGEWAYVLYFLKTFFMTKQSTPITVNVSTDKVLSDLSLFLIMNGNAVGPFERLITSSTNDDGYFHLLACKKTNRIQLFLILIAKLCRLSNNSSIISHTKIQSGRFSIPDSIALNLDGEKYQIQDFQFKVLPQHLHVFSSQKN; this is translated from the coding sequence ATGAAGCATACATCACAAAAACAAGCACTGATGATATATAATCCCTTTTCAGGGCAAAGAAAAATCCATAAAAGCTTTCCGAAAATAACAGCCAAACTTCAGGAAATGGGCTATGTACTCTTCGTTCAAAAGGTAACAGAAAGCAAGGGTATTGAAATAGCATTAAAGAAAGCATGTACAAATAAATGGGATGCGATCTTCATCGCAGGAGGCGACGGTACCATAAACTATTGTTTACAGATTTTAGCGGAAGAAGAAAATCGTCCTCAAATAGGAATTTTTCCATTTGGAACAAGCAATGAAATTGCTCAATACATCGGAGTATCATCCAGTATAACTCAAGCTCTTTCTGTCATTGAAAATAATAATATAAGACCGATTGACATTGGAAAATTTGGCAGCCAATACTTTGTTAACATTGCATCAGCAGGGTGGTTATCTGATATAACTTATAAAACTTCACCCCTGCTTAAATCCTATATAGGGGAGTGGGCTTATGTTCTTTACTTTCTTAAAACATTTTTTATGACAAAACAATCCACCCCGATTACCGTAAATGTATCCACTGATAAAGTACTTTCGGATTTATCTTTATTTTTAATTATGAATGGAAACGCTGTCGGTCCCTTTGAACGTCTTATTACAAGCTCCACAAATGACGATGGTTATTTCCATCTTCTCGCCTGTAAAAAAACAAATCGAATCCAGCTTTTTTTAATACTGATAGCTAAACTGTGCCGCCTATCAAACAATTCTTCTATTATAAGTCATACTAAAATACAATCAGGACGTTTTTCGATTCCAGATTCCATAGCACTTAACCTTGATGGGGAAAAATACCAAATACAGGACTTTCAATTTAAAGTGCTGCCCCAGCATCTCCATGTTTTTAGCTCACAGAAAAATTAA
- a CDS encoding glycosyltransferase family 4 protein, translating to MRIAIVTETFLPQVDGVVTRVTATIKWLKEQGHTLLIIAPEGVNEFEGIQVKGIPARSFFIYKHRKVALPNPKVGQLLDEFQPDVVHVVNPALLGMAGIFYGRKWPLIASWHTNIPQYADYYKVPYLKPILWWILRTLHNRADVNLCTSNSVQKELTERGFKNVHLWKRGVDLNKFGVQYRDDDVRYRLSEGETDKTLLLYVGRLAAEKEIEKIRDVLDGSNHFRLAIVGDGPHRRILESYFQGTPTVFTGFLHGEELAKAYASSDIFVFPSRTETLGLVILEAMASGLPIVVANSGPTAEQVTDGENGMLYDPKIKDDFKNTVLKLQDGTLRQKMGYQASETSHAFSWSAPSNQLLSFFNDLKGSDKKSKMSLFKTLYVKKRES from the coding sequence ATGAGAATAGCGATTGTCACTGAAACATTTTTACCACAAGTAGACGGCGTTGTTACTCGAGTAACAGCCACTATTAAATGGCTTAAAGAACAAGGCCATACTTTGTTGATCATAGCTCCGGAGGGAGTAAATGAATTTGAAGGAATTCAGGTCAAAGGTATTCCTGCAAGGTCCTTTTTTATTTATAAGCACAGAAAGGTCGCACTGCCCAACCCAAAAGTTGGACAGCTGCTTGATGAATTTCAACCGGATGTCGTTCACGTTGTAAATCCTGCACTTCTTGGAATGGCAGGCATTTTTTACGGAAGAAAATGGCCGCTCATTGCTTCCTGGCATACGAATATCCCGCAGTATGCTGATTATTATAAGGTACCATATTTGAAGCCAATATTATGGTGGATTTTAAGAACCCTTCATAACAGAGCAGATGTAAATTTATGCACGTCCAACTCGGTCCAAAAAGAATTAACAGAACGGGGTTTTAAAAATGTCCACTTATGGAAACGGGGGGTAGATCTAAACAAATTTGGAGTGCAATATCGAGATGACGATGTTCGATATCGTCTATCTGAAGGAGAGACGGATAAAACGCTTTTATTATACGTGGGGCGTTTAGCGGCAGAAAAAGAAATTGAAAAAATTCGCGACGTACTGGATGGATCTAACCATTTTCGTCTGGCTATTGTAGGGGATGGTCCGCATCGAAGAATACTCGAATCCTACTTTCAAGGAACGCCGACAGTTTTTACAGGATTTTTGCATGGGGAAGAGCTGGCAAAAGCTTATGCTTCCTCGGATATTTTTGTTTTTCCTTCAAGAACCGAAACCCTCGGTCTCGTTATATTAGAAGCAATGGCTTCCGGTCTCCCAATTGTTGTAGCTAATTCAGGACCTACCGCTGAACAGGTGACAGACGGGGAAAACGGGATGTTGTATGATCCGAAAATAAAGGATGACTTTAAAAATACCGTATTAAAACTTCAGGATGGAACGTTGAGACAAAAAATGGGATATCAAGCAAGTGAAACCTCTCACGCCTTTAGTTGGTCTGCTCCAAGCAATCAGCTTTTGAGTTTTTTCAATGATTTAAAAGGTTCAGACAAAAAATCTAAGATGTCTCTGTTCAAAACTCTGTATGTTAAAAAGAGAGAAAGTTGA